In Euphorbia lathyris chromosome 10, ddEupLath1.1, whole genome shotgun sequence, the DNA window aaaatcacataccccataataataatatatattaatatctaggtaTAAAGTTTAGACATTTGAGCACGGACGTGACATTAATCAtataaaaacaacataaaatgtttattatgttattaaaaGAGTCATAAAGAGTTAGTCAAAATGCACAAAATTATTCCATATCAAGAAACTTGTTTGAAATGTCTGATGCGCACTCTTATATTAGTATCTTAAGAGTAAAACTATACTATTTCATACGTTAATGGTAAATTTACACTTCTTTTAGACCAACCGATATAAATTTGACCATTCTCCCTATTTCAAGGctttttggttttgtttttgttgctaactttaataaaaattgaaatgtatatatAAGCTTTCCTCCCTAAGACTAAATCATATACCCAAAAATGCATAAACAAGaacaaatcaaaattattaaaGCTGTACAACTTCCTCACCTACTACATATACTACCACACCACATAGTGGTTGAATTATTAGATACATACCTCAATTCAAATCTATAAATTGAATTGCAACTAAACCTAAACCTTAACAACATTATTATTCACAAATGTCTCATGTTGGACTTTCCGAAATGTCACACACCTTGTCCTTTGATCAATCCTTCCCCATCTTCACTTCTCCAAACACTCAATTTCATATGGACTTCCAAAAAACACATCCCCCCAGATCCAAATCCAGTATCTCCCTCACTCTCGGCGACCTCTTAAAGCGCGTCGAAGATGCTCAGGCCGACGCTGCCGCGGGCACCTCCATGCCCCTTTCTAACCCTTTTCTCCTCTCCTTCCACAACTTATCCTATAGTGTCAAAAATAGTAACAATCTCTCTCTATTTCCATGTGGGGGTTCCTCATCTTCGGAGACGAAGATTTTGCTTAATGATATAACGGGAGAAGCGAGAGAAGGCGAAATCATGGCGGTTCTCGGTGCGAGTGGCTCGGGGAAGTCTACGTTGATTGATGCACTTGCGGATAGGATTTCGAAGGAGAGCTTAAAAGGGTCAGTGACTCTAAATGGGGAAGTGTTGGAGTCGAGAATGTTGAAAGTGATATCGGCTTATGTTATGCAAGATGACCTTTTGTTCCCTATGTTGACTGTGGAGGAAACATTGATGTTTTCCGCGGAGTTTCGGCTGCCTCGTTTGCTTTCGAGCTCGAAAAAGAAAGCGAGGGTTGAGGCGTTGATTGATCAATTAGGCCTTCGTAATGCGGCGAATACTGTGATCGGTGACGAAGGGCATCGGGGTGTTTCCGGAGGGGAACGGAGGCGGGTTTCGATTGGTATCGACATCATTCATGACCCGATTTTGTTGTTCCTCGACGAGCCGACTTCCGGGCTTGATTCGACTAGTGCTTTTATGGTTGTTAAAGTTTTACAGAGAATTGCACAGAGTGGAAGCATTGTTATCATGTCCGTACATCAGCCGAGTTACAGAATCCTGAGCTTACTCGACAGGGTCATCTTCCTCTCCCACGGCCACACTGTTTTCGCCGGACCACCGAATTCTCTCCCCGAATTCTTCGCGGAATTCGGACATCCGATTCCGGAAAACGAAAACAGGACGGAATTCGCTCTCGATTTGATCCGGGAGCTTGAAGAAATCCCCGGCGGAACAAACACTTTAGTTCAATTCAACAAATCCTGGCAAGCTCAGAAAAACCTGACAGTTCAAATCTCCGATTCATCAAAGCCGATTTCACTCAAATCGGCGATAAGTTTAAGCATTTCCCGGGGAAAACTTGTCTCCGGAGCAACAAATGATTCCAATTTATCATCTTCAGTTCCGACTTTTGCAAACCCAATTTGGATTGAAATGCTAGTAATCGCAAAAAGATCAATGCTGAACTCAAGAAGAACCCCGGAGCTCTTCGCAATCCGATTCGGAGCTGTTTTCGTGACGGCCATAATCCTCGCGACCATTTTCCGAAATCTCGATGACTCGCCGAGAGGCGCACAAGAAAGACTCGGCTTTTTCGCATTCGCAATGTCAACAACATACTACACTTGCGCCGAGTCAATACCCGCATTTCTCCAAGAACGTTATATCTTTATGCGGGAAACCGCCTACAACGCATACCGAAGATCCTCCTACGTCCTTGCACATTCCGTTATCTCTATCCCATCTTTAATCCTCCTCTCCATCGCGTTCGCCTCCACTACCTATTGGGCAGTGGGGCTCGCGGGGGGTGCTTCAGggttctttttcttcttcttcacagTCTTATCAGCATTTTGGGCCGGAAGTTCATTCGTAACATTCCTTTCCGGGGTAGTATCCCACGTAATGTTAGGGTTCACTATTGTTGTCGCGGTGTTAGCTTACTTCTTGCTCTTTAGCGGCTTCTTCATCTCAAGAGACCGAATTCCCGCCTACTGGGTATGGTTTCACTATCTTTCACTAGTGAAGTATCCTTTCGAAGGAGCGTTACACAACGAATTCGATGACCCGACAAAGTGTTTCGTCCGGGGAGTTCAGATGTTCGATAGTACACCGTTGAACGCGGTTCCGGTGCAGTTGAAATTGAAGCTATTGGAGAGCTTGAGTAGAACTTTGGGGAGGAACATAACAAGTAGTACTTGCATAGTTACAGGACCAGACATTCTTAAACAACAAGGTATTAATGATTTTAGCAAATGGAGTTGTTTGTGGATCACAATTGCTTGGGGATTTTTTTTTAGAGTGTTGTTTTATTTTACTTTGTTGTTAGGAAGTAAGAATAAGAGGACCTAATTAGTAATTTTGTACTCTTAATTGGACCTGATTTTAATcaagaaaaattaattattattggTACAACTTCTTCATCTCCTTTTGCCTAGATTCAAATAAAACAATCCAATTTGCATTCTTTCTTCTAATTtggtttatatataaatattgaaATGGAGTCAATGATTGATTGGTGtgaaattgaaaataatttggtgaagttttgatttttttttttttgaaaacttaTAGTTTggaattataataaattaagaaTAAAAAAGTATCTTACTTGAAAGATGGGTGGGTTGGGTTGTCTCATTATTACTTGTTGTTTAGAAACAaatgaatgttaaattaataCATTAGTCATTCAATTGGATGCAAGTTAAGTAGAAGAAAGAATTTGCATAATGAATCTACTTACTAAGATAATGTTAAAGTAGGAGTTTTATACAAAGTTATATGGTAATTAAAGTTGGAGTTTTATACATCAATCCATGGATGTTAAAGTTAAAGTAGTTTTTGACAATCAGACTTTAATGGGTTCGAATATGCAACGTCAAGCATTTCCACTTTTTCGATCCGAAAAATGCATTGTTGGCACTAGGGATGCACGTGGTCgattaaccagtccattaagctTAATTCGGTCGATTAACCATTTGATCGGTTTTTTAAAATCACTAACCATACACTAGCAGGCCCGTCCCTGAGCATGGGCAGGAGGGGCGCCTGCCTAAGGTCCATGGATGAAAGGGGCCCAATTATAGTAATGTAGGGTACTATAATAGGCTTTTAAACTATACttgattaaatttcaaaaagaaaatatattttgattaaaaacgttgtcataagattctttccaaataaaaaatggtggcattagattaaattcaaaaagaaattatatttgatttttgacaaaaaaaaaagaaattatatttGATCAAAAACATGGGCATCAGTTACTCAGTAGTGTTTCCAAATTCTCAAATTTATCTCacattctttccaaatttcttAATAAAAATGTTGGACATCAATTCCCTTATTTATCTCAGAGTCTTTCCATAATTAGCTCTCCCACCCATTAATCCtaacaaaatttctaatttatctcTCTCCGTCTTTGCAAAACTCTATCAGATTCTGATTTACTTGTTCTTCAGAGACAATTTGAGAGAAGCACAttaaaatcttccaatttcaagaacttagcCGCTAAAGCTCGTTAAGTGAGATGCTTTTCAgatttggtttttcatttttctattatCATACTTTGTGTCCTGAAGAGCATAAATCTATcagaactatttcataatctattaaatttgaaaattttgcatTTAGAAATGTTCATagacatcattttgtataagaaattgggtacttaaaggaatataaaatgttttttttcatGCGAAATGTTTTTTATTAGATTGTTTGttaaatgtaataaaaaaatgctatttttaagtaatattcttttatacaattgacttttttattttatttcttacttgtacttatttattagggACCCAATAGTAACTCGCCCCTGGGCCTCTAAAACTTCAGAATCGGCCCTGTACACTAATCCATTAaaatcggttaaccattaatcggttaaccaattatttcggtcggttaaccttttatttcggtttctaaccattagtaaataaaaataaaaataataaaaataattatagctTTTATTGTGAGTGGGACATTGGGTCAAGAacgagttgaagagattaatGGCGGAAAAAAAGATGTGCATGCATTGTGTCTATATGGACTATAGACTCGAGATTGAATGAGCTGAAGAAAGGGCAGCAAAACTTAGAAAGTAGAAACAAAgtaaaaattctataaaaaaaaaaaagaaaccaagtaaAAATAGGATTCTaaacaaacaaatgaaaaaatcattcataaataaaaagtatttatttttatttatcaagATAATATTGGATATTCAACTTATATTTTAATTCGTATAAACAAATTTTAGCACAAGTTAAATCTTGTCCGTATTTAGTCAACGAATATTCTATTTTCCCAGAaccaaaaatgaaaagaaaagcaaaaaaaaaaaaaaaaaaaaacaacaaaaaaaaaaatattatctttTATGGTAAgagtttataatttgttttatatGCAAACAAAAAAGATATATGCTATGCTCGTATATATAGTAGCAAAAAATATGAACTAAAGAGGAGGACCCAATTTCGTTGCGGCTTCCATTAAATAATAATCAACCGCACAGTTTACTTAAATTTCTTAACATTTTGATCATTGCATAAAAATCTGATAACTTTGACATTTTCTAAATTCAAAAActtatttcaattttatatattgTTTATTACATGATTTAAGTTTCTtgttttttatctttatttttttatcacaatattatctttattttttgaAAGTTCTTTTTTCCtatctttcctttttcttcaaCAAAACATCAATGAGTGCTTAgttaatttagataaatataattaagtaactaattaattactaattagtATAATTGAATAAtagataattatatatataaatataagtataaataaatgtatttgtatatttttttaatatttaattgaaattcggtcggtttcggttaaccgcggtttttggaATAAGAaaaccgtaaccgtaaccattaaccattatttttaaaattaaaaaccgtatactagtccatcggtttcggttaaccttattttcggtttggtttcgatttggtttttcggtttttcggatTTTCGGATTTTTGTGTGCACTCCTAGTTGGCACTGGATTGGAATGCCAAATGGCTCTagattcaataaaattattaaaatagtaaATTTGTGTCAATAAAATTACTATAGCTGGATCAGATAATCTGAACCAACGTGGTTGATATGTCgacacactacaagaaaaatagaTTGTTTGTATTGTCACATAATCGTGTAAAGTTGTCACATAAAAATTTATGCGATAATTAGATTGAAACACATTTTTATTCtgacaaaaataattaataaggaaattagatcccaaaatatttaatttagaaattaaattaagtttgATTTTTGCTAATAAGTTTGTTGAATGATATTTATAACTTAAGCATTAAATCAAATGCAAAGCAAAAAGGCTCTAGGGAAATAAAGGCTCAAGCCTTATTTCTGGAAACAAAACTAGAAACCCGATATACAGAAGCCCAGAAGGTTTGTGTTCTACCTATTAAAGAGTGCTTTAAtggattaaagctcagaagaaggTATTCTGAGCACTAGACGTAGGCGAGAGGTCGAACCAAtataaatctgttgagtaacgtatttcttaacTCTGCCTTTATCACCTTTGATTATAATTGCTTGCTCTAATATTATTATCTCACACATAGGCTCTGACTGTCAAACACTTATTAAATTGCTAATCTTAAGAAATTATTAATGCCTTGTGTGATCTTTATTCACTTGTAAAGaattgtaataaaaagataAGTGCATTAAACAGAAGATGtgatgaagttgaagaagttAAACTCGGAGACACTTGATATCTCCTTCAAGACAACACTCGTCAAGATAAAAATATTAAGACGATGATGAAGTTTGTCACAGAAGTCTATGAGGAGAATAAATCTAGAAGAGAAATAGCCACCACCATCAATACTCTAAAGGCCAAATTTCCACTAGGAAAGGATGGAAACGACAATTAGAAGTTGTATGAAATTTCTGTGGTAAAGTAGGCCATGCTACTTAGTTATGCTGGTATAAAAATAACTATTATGATTCATATGATGAACAACCTGTTAAGACTAATAAAAGAGGATCCAAAAAGACTTGGATACCTAAGAAGAAATGATTAATCCCTAATCGGAGTCTTAAAAATTTCCATTGTCGAGCGCCGATAAGGGCGTTGACATTCTTGATAGAATTAGGGAGGGAAGTGtttactttttaaattttttaattcattAGCACGTGTTCACAATGTGGCAAAAAGAATTATGTGTGGCAGCCAGATGACATTAAGCTGCTTGGATCAAAGTCCAGGTTATTATTCTGATGTTATGTGGACACTAAAACAACCATTGTGACTTTGTTGTGGTTGAAATAAAAGTTTAATAAATTTATTGCGCTattttaaaattcaataatcatctatat includes these proteins:
- the LOC136209069 gene encoding ABC transporter G family member 20-like encodes the protein MSHVGLSEMSHTLSFDQSFPIFTSPNTQFHMDFQKTHPPRSKSSISLTLGDLLKRVEDAQADAAAGTSMPLSNPFLLSFHNLSYSVKNSNNLSLFPCGGSSSSETKILLNDITGEAREGEIMAVLGASGSGKSTLIDALADRISKESLKGSVTLNGEVLESRMLKVISAYVMQDDLLFPMLTVEETLMFSAEFRLPRLLSSSKKKARVEALIDQLGLRNAANTVIGDEGHRGVSGGERRRVSIGIDIIHDPILLFLDEPTSGLDSTSAFMVVKVLQRIAQSGSIVIMSVHQPSYRILSLLDRVIFLSHGHTVFAGPPNSLPEFFAEFGHPIPENENRTEFALDLIRELEEIPGGTNTLVQFNKSWQAQKNLTVQISDSSKPISLKSAISLSISRGKLVSGATNDSNLSSSVPTFANPIWIEMLVIAKRSMLNSRRTPELFAIRFGAVFVTAIILATIFRNLDDSPRGAQERLGFFAFAMSTTYYTCAESIPAFLQERYIFMRETAYNAYRRSSYVLAHSVISIPSLILLSIAFASTTYWAVGLAGGASGFFFFFFTVLSAFWAGSSFVTFLSGVVSHVMLGFTIVVAVLAYFLLFSGFFISRDRIPAYWVWFHYLSLVKYPFEGALHNEFDDPTKCFVRGVQMFDSTPLNAVPVQLKLKLLESLSRTLGRNITSSTCIVTGPDILKQQGINDFSKWSCLWITIAWGFFFRVLFYFTLLLGSKNKRT